One Vulcanisaeta thermophila DNA segment encodes these proteins:
- a CDS encoding beta-CASP ribonuclease aCPSF1, giving the protein MSSLRDEVEKKIMEILPPEAKFSRVDFEGPNVIIYVMNPRYLMEHSEYIKTLAKELKKYIIIRGDPKVRVKDLDKLRKMIIDVVTRDVGSNVVDDVVIDEPAGEVYIYLKRPVRERGKIEKDILAETGWKPWVIPTALEMASGLPRSDIEAVKKIQASTARDRVEFLRALGMRIHREPIFKDARVTVTGLGAQMEVGRSAILVRTRESSVLLDCGIKPSLGGDEAPLLDDLDLDSLDAVVITHAHMDHIGFVPYLFKYGYKGPVYMTEPTKYLMEILLTDYIEQAESEGRVPPYSRQDLAQALYHTITLEYADHPTDISPDIKLMLYDAGHEIGSSVVHLHIGNGLYNIVYTGDMKFSPTRLLNPAHNRFKRAELLIMESTYGSKEDIQPPRQESERRLIELVSHTVERGGKVLIPVFSTGRAQEILLVLNEAINNKQLPKIPIYVDGMVLETLNVHLMFPDYLNRNLRELIYDGVNPFLSEFVKPIERAKDPERRKEQVAEIMQGPPAVILAPHGMLNGGPIMDYFINAADDEKNTLIFVSYQAENTLGRRIQQGERRLTVRYYSDKVTVDVRMRVESIPGFSGHSDRRQLIEYVRRMEPRPGKVMLVHGEPAKIMNLALALELQLKLTTVVMNNGETLRLV; this is encoded by the coding sequence ATGTCATCCTTAAGGGATGAGGTGGAGAAGAAGATTATGGAGATCCTACCCCCAGAGGCCAAGTTCTCCAGGGTGGATTTTGAGGGCCCCAACGTGATAATATACGTGATGAACCCCAGGTACTTGATGGAGCACAGTGAGTACATTAAGACCCTGGCCAAGGAGTTGAAGAAGTACATAATCATTAGGGGCGACCCCAAGGTTAGGGTTAAGGATTTGGATAAGCTTAGGAAGATGATAATAGACGTGGTCACGAGGGACGTGGGTAGCAACGTGGTTGATGACGTGGTTATTGACGAGCCAGCCGGCGAGGTTTACATATACCTAAAGAGGCCCGTTAGGGAGAGGGGGAAGATTGAGAAGGACATACTCGCGGAGACAGGTTGGAAGCCCTGGGTAATACCCACGGCGTTGGAAATGGCCTCTGGCCTTCCCAGGTCCGACATCGAGGCCGTTAAGAAGATCCAAGCCTCCACTGCCAGGGATAGGGTGGAGTTCCTCAGGGCGTTGGGTATGAGAATTCACAGGGAGCCCATTTTCAAGGATGCCAGGGTCACCGTGACGGGACTCGGGGCCCAGATGGAGGTGGGTAGGAGCGCCATACTGGTTAGGACCAGGGAGAGCAGTGTGCTCCTGGACTGCGGTATAAAGCCCTCTTTGGGTGGTGACGAGGCGCCCCTACTCGATGACCTGGACCTGGACTCGCTGGATGCCGTGGTCATTACCCACGCCCACATGGACCACATAGGCTTTGTCCCGTACCTGTTTAAGTATGGTTATAAGGGGCCCGTTTACATGACGGAGCCCACTAAGTACCTAATGGAGATACTACTCACGGATTACATAGAGCAGGCGGAGTCAGAGGGTAGGGTGCCACCGTACAGTAGGCAGGACCTAGCCCAGGCGCTTTACCACACAATAACCCTGGAGTACGCGGACCACCCCACGGACATATCCCCAGACATTAAGTTAATGCTTTATGACGCTGGTCACGAGATTGGTTCCTCAGTGGTTCACTTACACATTGGTAATGGGCTTTACAACATTGTCTACACAGGCGACATGAAGTTCAGCCCCACCAGGCTCCTGAACCCAGCCCATAATAGGTTTAAGAGGGCTGAGTTGTTAATAATGGAGAGTACCTACGGTAGTAAGGAGGACATTCAACCACCCAGACAGGAGAGTGAGAGGAGGCTCATTGAGTTGGTGAGCCACACTGTGGAGCGCGGTGGTAAGGTGTTGATACCCGTCTTCAGTACTGGTAGGGCCCAGGAGATACTCCTGGTCCTTAATGAGGCCATTAATAATAAGCAGTTGCCCAAGATACCCATTTACGTGGATGGCATGGTCCTGGAAACCCTGAACGTGCACCTAATGTTCCCAGACTACCTCAATAGGAACCTCAGGGAGTTGATCTACGATGGCGTTAACCCATTCCTAAGTGAGTTCGTTAAGCCCATTGAGAGGGCTAAGGACCCGGAGAGGCGTAAGGAGCAGGTTGCTGAGATAATGCAGGGACCACCAGCCGTGATACTGGCCCCACATGGCATGCTCAATGGGGGTCCCATAATGGATTACTTCATAAACGCCGCCGATGATGAGAAGAACACCCTGATCTTCGTCTCGTACCAGGCAGAGAACACGCTGGGTAGGCGTATACAGCAGGGTGAGAGGAGGTTAACCGTTAGGTACTACTCGGATAAGGTCACAGTGGACGTTAGGATGAGGGTTGAGTCCATACCTGGGTTCAGTGGGCATAGTGATAGGAGGCAGTTGATTGAGTATGTTAGGAGGATGGAGCCCAGGCCGGGCAAGGTTATGCTGGTTCATGGGGAGCCCGCCAAGATAATGAACCTGGCCCTAGCCCTAGAGCTACAGCTTAAGTTGACCACGGTGGTCATGAATAACGGGGAAACCCTGAGGCTCGTTTAA
- a CDS encoding glycoside hydrolase family 15 protein, protein MGKRIKWVMHLRGWLIRVGMRAQSLFLILGFILIIIGISLLVMAFIKQGVTQSIYSINYSSPSYLLLSNWNNLSIYISTGYPIPKPQLNGEHSLPPSIITLYYGNYGLLNMNITLYGTGPTKSAYLTLNNTVVIQETSGETTIVLPPNSTSLAIIQVSNKPVSIRAFVGGHVNYEIENDTVILNTTPIIKLTSTVRPSVTWVDGFTVVEVELTNGSLIVTLGNEKPPSINELMMEDYVGVKTVLSEARKPGLGGLLLQEYYLSLLLLLDNQNPVTGEFVASPEPVYFYSWVRDSSFSAMALQDAGLYKYAMKYWLWMCSAQNSTGTWYTRYNFWDGKPDTTFGIPEYDSIGLFQMGVWGFYEDTGNRSFLASVLPCIEKSIAWEATEIPKNGGLIPKDLSIWEDNYAYNFWTQAVDDLGLYDTARIYEALGMNNTGVLNLANELHGAIMHYFYSRGFISQALTTTTLFTPNGSVTELVPNGIPDSSVILPIALGLINPRSSVAESTVNFIISKLMVKGGLARFPGDYYHYTEYLYDSSGPDPPWIITTLFLALYYEDIGNYTGAYELMTWCVEHSQHGLLPEALDPNTLEPLPTTSPLTWSAAMYVIAALNYRGPQNPGFSGFILLLVSLALVSLAVLLLVVYGRQGVKRASGFPRYS, encoded by the coding sequence ATGGGTAAGCGAATTAAGTGGGTAATGCATTTAAGAGGTTGGTTGATTAGGGTTGGGATGAGGGCGCAATCATTATTCTTAATCCTGGGTTTTATATTGATAATCATAGGTATATCGTTATTGGTAATGGCGTTTATCAAACAGGGTGTTACCCAATCCATATACTCAATAAACTACTCATCACCCTCATACCTACTACTAAGCAACTGGAACAACCTAAGCATCTACATATCCACCGGTTACCCAATACCCAAGCCCCAACTCAATGGGGAGCACTCACTACCACCCTCAATAATCACCCTTTACTACGGCAATTACGGACTGCTAAACATGAACATAACACTGTACGGCACGGGCCCCACGAAAAGCGCATACCTAACGCTTAACAATACCGTGGTCATTCAGGAAACCAGCGGTGAGACCACCATTGTACTACCGCCCAACTCCACATCACTAGCCATTATACAGGTCTCCAACAAACCCGTGAGTATCAGGGCCTTCGTGGGCGGCCACGTTAATTATGAGATTGAGAATGACACCGTAATCCTGAACACAACCCCAATAATCAAATTAACATCGACGGTAAGGCCCTCGGTGACCTGGGTTGATGGGTTCACGGTGGTCGAGGTGGAACTAACCAATGGGTCCCTCATAGTGACCCTAGGCAATGAAAAACCACCGAGCATTAATGAATTAATGATGGAGGATTACGTGGGCGTTAAAACCGTACTATCGGAGGCCAGGAAGCCAGGGCTAGGTGGCTTGCTGCTTCAGGAGTACTACCTAAGCCTATTACTACTGCTTGATAACCAGAACCCAGTCACTGGTGAGTTCGTGGCCTCGCCGGAACCCGTATACTTCTACTCCTGGGTCAGGGACTCCTCATTCTCCGCCATGGCGCTCCAGGACGCTGGGCTTTACAAATACGCCATGAAGTACTGGCTGTGGATGTGCAGTGCCCAAAACTCCACGGGAACATGGTACACAAGGTACAACTTCTGGGATGGCAAGCCAGACACCACCTTCGGGATACCGGAGTATGACAGCATTGGGCTATTCCAAATGGGCGTTTGGGGGTTCTATGAGGATACGGGCAACAGGTCATTCCTGGCCTCGGTACTACCCTGCATAGAGAAATCCATAGCGTGGGAGGCAACGGAGATACCCAAGAACGGCGGCCTAATACCCAAGGACCTAAGCATCTGGGAGGATAACTACGCATACAACTTCTGGACCCAGGCGGTGGATGACCTTGGGCTTTACGACACGGCCAGGATCTACGAAGCACTGGGCATGAACAACACTGGGGTGCTGAACCTAGCCAATGAGTTGCACGGCGCTATAATGCATTACTTCTACTCCAGGGGCTTCATATCCCAGGCCCTAACCACAACCACATTATTCACGCCTAACGGCTCCGTCACCGAATTGGTACCTAACGGCATCCCGGACTCCTCAGTCATACTACCCATAGCCCTGGGCCTCATAAATCCAAGGAGTAGCGTTGCCGAGTCCACGGTCAACTTCATAATTAGTAAGTTAATGGTTAAGGGAGGCCTCGCCAGGTTCCCAGGGGATTACTACCACTACACAGAGTACCTATACGATAGCAGCGGCCCTGACCCACCCTGGATAATAACCACATTATTCCTAGCCCTCTACTACGAGGACATTGGCAATTACACTGGGGCTTATGAATTAATGACTTGGTGCGTGGAGCACTCACAACATGGGCTGCTACCTGAGGCCCTGGACCCAAACACCCTGGAGCCACTACCCACAACATCACCACTGACTTGGTCAGCGGCCATGTACGTAATTGCAGCGCTGAACTACAGGGGGCCGCAAAACCCGGGATTCAGTGGATTTATTCTACTCCTGGTCTCCCTGGCCCTGGTGTCCCTGGCGGTGCTTCTCCTGGTGGTGTATGGTAGGCAGGGTGTTAAACGAGCCTCAGGGTTTCCCCGTTATTCATGA
- a CDS encoding DMT family transporter has protein sequence MPYEVLGIALALGASVLWSLSPILYKVGASDDALDDLFSNSLGAFILAVPLIALSPPLNLNAWLYASLFSILGPVLGTYVFLISIRYADVGITNALSYAYIVFLPLIMSMVSPGYLVYLWPGSLVLMGILLIMHSGRGRLIGYSLALLSALLYALSFYAMYLAYDYTNAWGIIFIRGLILMAASLMLKVALGKPRFTISRKILMAGILSYGIGGPLYVASVQYAGIVLPTLITSLSPVITEALAAVGLGERLGVKSAVGFILVVTGVVIASIMTPQT, from the coding sequence GTGCCCTACGAAGTATTGGGTATTGCATTGGCTCTGGGAGCCTCGGTGCTTTGGTCACTATCACCCATACTCTATAAAGTGGGTGCCAGTGATGACGCCCTCGATGACCTATTCTCAAACTCCCTTGGGGCATTCATACTCGCTGTGCCGCTCATTGCCTTGAGTCCGCCGCTCAATTTAAATGCCTGGCTCTACGCCTCCCTATTCTCAATACTGGGCCCTGTGCTGGGTACCTACGTGTTCCTCATCTCCATTAGGTATGCCGATGTGGGTATTACTAATGCTTTGTCATATGCTTATATAGTCTTTTTACCCCTGATAATGTCCATGGTAAGCCCTGGCTACTTAGTCTACCTATGGCCTGGATCCCTGGTCCTAATGGGCATATTACTGATAATGCACTCCGGCAGGGGTAGGTTGATTGGTTACTCCCTGGCCCTGCTCTCGGCACTTCTCTACGCCCTCTCCTTCTACGCCATGTACCTGGCCTACGACTACACTAACGCCTGGGGTATCATATTCATAAGGGGCTTAATACTCATGGCAGCATCATTAATGCTCAAGGTGGCCCTGGGGAAACCAAGGTTTACAATCAGTCGTAAGATACTAATGGCCGGTATCCTAAGCTACGGCATTGGTGGGCCCCTCTACGTGGCTTCAGTCCAATATGCAGGCATTGTGCTACCCACCCTAATAACGTCACTGTCACCGGTAATAACCGAGGCCCTGGCCGCCGTTGGGCTTGGTGAGAGGCTGGGCGTTAAGTCAGCGGTTGGCTTCATCCTGGTTGTCACGGGTGTAGTGATTGCGTCAATAATGACACCACAGACTTAA
- a CDS encoding acyl-CoA synthetase yields the protein MSSVLREFLGTRDFLLNVGSYEEARAGFKWPGPGDFNWAVDYFDNYLAENATNPGLIYINDELLDTGDYRAFSYAELRARSNKLANALSELGVGRGDVVMVMLNNRPELFESFLALMKIGAVISPATTLLMPGDIEDRVARARIKALIVDPEVVGKVNQIMDKLAGLGVKYFITLGKPGPGWLDYGELVSGKSENFRGVGTRTTDTLLIYFTSGTTAKPKMVIHTHSSYPIGHLTTMYWIGVKPGFRHMNISSPGWAKWAWSTFFSPFNAGATTVVYDYKGRFNASRHLKVLEDYKVDTLCAPPTVWRLIILEDLSKYNFDNIKGFVSAGEPLNPEVIERVQRATGKVIRDGYGQTETTLMVGNFPGMKVKPGSMGKPAPGYEIVLVDEDGNPVGVNKDGHITVRTSPTRPLGLMVGYDDENKNREVFRLGLYFTGDVAFMDEEGYLYFVGRADDVFKSSDYRISPFELESELLRHPAIAEAAVVSSPDPIRGFVPKAFIVLKPGFQPSRELAHDIFRFIRLNIAPYKRPRIIEFVNELPKTISGKIRRVELRGIERERRSKGVKGEFEFFEDEFPDIKSMRV from the coding sequence ATGTCCTCTGTCTTGAGGGAATTCCTCGGCACTAGGGATTTCCTACTTAATGTGGGGAGTTATGAGGAGGCCCGTGCAGGGTTTAAGTGGCCAGGTCCAGGGGACTTCAACTGGGCTGTGGATTACTTCGACAATTACCTGGCGGAGAATGCCACGAACCCAGGCCTGATTTACATAAATGATGAGTTGCTGGACACGGGGGATTACAGGGCCTTTAGTTATGCTGAATTGAGGGCTCGCTCCAACAAGCTGGCTAATGCGCTTAGTGAGTTGGGTGTTGGTAGGGGTGACGTGGTCATGGTAATGCTCAACAACAGGCCGGAGCTCTTTGAGAGTTTCCTGGCCCTCATGAAGATTGGAGCCGTGATATCACCCGCAACCACCCTACTCATGCCCGGTGATATTGAGGATAGGGTTGCCAGGGCCAGGATCAAGGCGTTGATTGTGGACCCCGAGGTTGTGGGGAAGGTTAACCAGATCATGGATAAGCTGGCGGGGCTTGGGGTTAAGTACTTCATAACCCTGGGCAAGCCAGGCCCTGGGTGGTTGGATTACGGCGAGTTGGTGAGCGGTAAGTCCGAGAACTTCAGGGGTGTTGGGACCAGGACCACGGATACCTTGTTGATTTACTTCACCTCGGGCACAACGGCCAAGCCCAAGATGGTCATACACACCCACTCCAGCTACCCAATTGGTCACCTAACGACAATGTACTGGATCGGTGTCAAGCCAGGTTTTAGGCACATGAACATCTCAAGCCCGGGCTGGGCCAAGTGGGCCTGGTCCACATTCTTCTCACCATTCAATGCGGGGGCCACAACGGTGGTTTACGATTATAAGGGCAGGTTCAACGCATCAAGGCACCTAAAGGTCCTTGAGGACTATAAGGTAGACACACTATGCGCACCACCCACGGTGTGGAGGTTAATAATACTCGAGGACCTCAGCAAGTACAACTTCGACAATATCAAGGGCTTCGTGAGCGCCGGGGAGCCGCTTAACCCTGAGGTCATTGAGAGGGTTCAGAGGGCCACTGGTAAGGTTATAAGGGATGGTTATGGGCAGACCGAGACCACACTAATGGTTGGTAACTTCCCAGGGATGAAGGTGAAGCCAGGCAGTATGGGTAAACCAGCCCCTGGATATGAGATAGTGCTTGTGGATGAGGATGGGAACCCAGTGGGCGTTAATAAGGATGGGCACATAACCGTTAGGACAAGCCCCACAAGGCCCCTGGGCCTCATGGTGGGTTATGACGATGAGAATAAGAATAGGGAGGTGTTTAGGCTTGGTCTTTACTTCACGGGTGATGTTGCATTTATGGATGAAGAGGGTTATCTATATTTCGTGGGTAGGGCCGATGACGTTTTCAAGTCCAGTGATTACAGGATATCACCCTTTGAGTTAGAGAGCGAGTTGCTCAGGCACCCAGCCATTGCCGAGGCCGCTGTGGTTTCCTCACCAGACCCCATTAGGGGTTTCGTGCCCAAGGCCTTCATAGTACTCAAGCCTGGTTTCCAGCCCAGTAGGGAGTTGGCCCATGACATATTTAGGTTCATTAGGCTTAACATTGCGCCCTATAAGCGCCCCAGGATTATCGAGTTCGTGAATGAGTTGCCTAAGACCATTAGTGGTAAGATTAGGAGGGTTGAGTTGAGGGGTATTGAGAGGGAGAGGAGGAGCAAGGGTGTTAAGGGTGAGTTTGAGTTCTTTGAGGATGAGTTCCCCGATATCAAGTCCATGAGGGTTTAA
- a CDS encoding ATPase domain-containing protein yields MSLTIKRVSLGVDFLDYALLGGVPRGNWLLVTGEPGVGKSILAIEAAGANADSMPVVFVSTETRFFDVIRQARQFGIDLSDAVNLSDVISGKVKEVKSNLVVIDLFGLAREYRELLKAGEEEAGKGKKPASPLSSDVVLASIERAYDALGVTEGGKDVLVIIDSLAPMWSHAPAMARLITYRLRQRLYRSNVTVIMTNQFAPTTGMTFGFGAEHIADAIIHMWIEEPERKKEIVRWMIIKKARLTNHYRKAMRFEIEPGKGLTLIEPSIEELRKWYEENTKPQSPGKGGE; encoded by the coding sequence ATGTCATTAACCATTAAGAGGGTTTCTCTGGGCGTGGACTTCCTGGACTATGCATTGCTTGGGGGCGTCCCCAGGGGTAATTGGTTACTGGTCACTGGGGAGCCTGGGGTGGGTAAGAGCATCCTGGCTATTGAGGCCGCGGGCGCCAATGCGGACTCCATGCCCGTGGTCTTCGTATCCACAGAGACCAGGTTCTTCGACGTAATAAGGCAGGCGAGGCAGTTCGGTATAGACCTTAGTGATGCTGTGAACCTAAGCGATGTGATAAGTGGGAAGGTGAAGGAGGTCAAGTCAAACCTCGTGGTCATTGACCTATTCGGCCTCGCCAGGGAGTACCGCGAACTCCTAAAGGCGGGTGAGGAAGAGGCGGGTAAGGGTAAGAAGCCCGCGAGCCCCTTATCCAGTGACGTGGTCCTGGCCAGCATAGAGAGGGCCTACGACGCGCTGGGCGTGACGGAGGGCGGTAAGGACGTCTTGGTGATCATTGACTCCCTGGCCCCCATGTGGAGCCATGCACCAGCAATGGCTAGGCTCATTACCTACAGGCTTAGGCAGAGGCTTTACAGGAGTAATGTCACTGTCATAATGACTAATCAGTTCGCCCCGACCACGGGCATGACCTTTGGGTTCGGTGCCGAGCACATCGCTGACGCCATAATTCACATGTGGATTGAGGAGCCAGAGAGGAAGAAGGAGATTGTGAGGTGGATGATTATTAAGAAGGCAAGGCTCACAAACCACTACAGGAAGGCCATGAGGTTCGAGATAGAGCCAGGGAAGGGACTAACACTCATCGAGCCCTCGATTGAAGAGCTCAGGAAGTGGTATGAGGAGAATACGAAGCCTCAATCCCCTGGCAAGGGCGGTGAGTAG
- a CDS encoding Zn-ribbon domain-containing OB-fold protein yields MVDQKLSVPRYWRRIPQYYRLEGVQCVKCGRIYYPPRAVCECGSREFRAYPLPSVGKLINYTVLYSVPSEFEKMKPLVIGIVDLGGVRVMGQIVDCPDPSKLSPGIDVEVVFRMVKMDGNYGIINYGYKFRPLNSC; encoded by the coding sequence ATGGTGGATCAGAAGTTATCGGTCCCCAGGTACTGGAGGAGGATACCCCAGTACTACAGGCTTGAGGGTGTTCAGTGCGTTAAGTGCGGTAGGATTTACTACCCACCCAGGGCGGTCTGTGAGTGTGGGTCCAGGGAGTTCAGGGCATACCCATTACCAAGCGTGGGCAAGCTAATAAACTACACGGTGCTTTACTCAGTGCCCTCGGAGTTTGAGAAGATGAAGCCCCTGGTAATAGGCATTGTGGACCTTGGGGGCGTCAGGGTCATGGGTCAGATCGTGGATTGCCCAGACCCATCAAAGCTAAGCCCTGGTATTGATGTGGAGGTTGTGTTTAGGATGGTTAAGATGGATGGTAACTACGGGATAATAAACTACGGCTATAAATTCAGACCCCTAAACTCCTGCTAG
- a CDS encoding thiolase C-terminal domain-containing protein gives MFNTTGVYIVASSLVQGGRHYEKGLKELFAESFLKALDNAGNPGVGAIYVANAFAESLQDQGVLGAYLADYVGLRKTPAIRIEGGDGSSGLAFLEAYNMIRSGIYDCVAVSGVEKMSDVTSIRLNKALATITDYEYEGFFGVTPAAISALAMKEYMSKYNYDYEDMAIWPVKMHERGSANPLAYMRRKISLKDVMDSEVVSEPLRLYDTAPAVDGAGTVILCNKPLKNDAVVRVDGVGVGSNGTYIGQRSELTMLHSVADATNMALRMANTEVGSVNAVEVHDTYSILGILALESMGITRPGETPRALSLGQLDPGGRVVVNASGGLKSMGFPGGASGMYELVSMHMELMGTKPFDNLNAEVGLVQDMSGFDLTSTVILLRRVS, from the coding sequence GTGTTTAATACGACAGGGGTGTACATCGTAGCCAGTTCCCTGGTCCAGGGAGGTAGGCATTACGAAAAGGGCCTTAAGGAGTTGTTCGCAGAGTCCTTCCTAAAGGCACTAGATAATGCTGGGAACCCAGGGGTTGGGGCTATTTACGTGGCCAATGCATTTGCAGAGTCCCTCCAGGACCAGGGTGTCCTGGGCGCCTACCTGGCGGATTACGTTGGGTTGAGGAAGACGCCGGCCATTAGGATTGAGGGTGGTGATGGATCCAGTGGTTTGGCATTCCTGGAGGCCTACAACATGATTAGGTCGGGAATTTACGACTGCGTTGCGGTTAGTGGTGTGGAGAAGATGAGTGATGTGACCAGTATAAGGTTGAATAAGGCCCTGGCAACAATAACGGATTACGAGTACGAGGGATTCTTCGGAGTAACCCCCGCAGCTATTTCGGCCTTGGCAATGAAGGAGTACATGAGTAAGTATAACTATGATTATGAGGACATGGCGATATGGCCCGTGAAAATGCACGAGAGGGGCAGCGCCAACCCACTTGCGTATATGAGGAGGAAGATATCCCTGAAGGATGTGATGGACTCGGAGGTGGTGTCAGAGCCCCTGAGGCTCTACGACACGGCGCCGGCGGTTGATGGTGCCGGTACCGTGATACTCTGCAACAAGCCCCTTAAGAACGATGCCGTGGTTAGGGTTGATGGCGTGGGCGTAGGCTCCAACGGCACGTACATTGGGCAGAGGAGTGAGTTAACGATGCTTCACTCGGTGGCTGATGCCACGAACATGGCCCTTAGAATGGCGAATACCGAGGTGGGTTCTGTGAATGCCGTGGAGGTTCATGATACATACAGCATACTGGGCATACTGGCGCTGGAGTCCATGGGCATCACAAGGCCTGGGGAAACCCCAAGGGCCCTGTCCCTGGGTCAATTGGACCCAGGTGGTAGGGTTGTTGTTAATGCCAGCGGTGGACTTAAATCCATGGGATTCCCAGGGGGTGCCTCTGGCATGTATGAGTTGGTTTCCATGCACATGGAGTTAATGGGCACCAAGCCCTTCGATAACCTAAACGCGGAGGTGGGCCTTGTTCAGGATATGTCAGGTTTCGACTTAACATCAACAGTGATACTACTCAGGAGGGTGAGCTGA
- the hmgA gene encoding hydroxymethylglutaryl-CoA reductase (NADPH), with protein MVEELGIEDLLRKVEVGELKLHELDKVLGDSNKATEVRRRFLERRFNVKLTGIGSTVIDFNTVVGRNIENTIGAAQIPMGIAGPLLVRGDYANGLYYVPLATTEGALVASVNRGAKLITESGGARSKVINDGMTRAPVLTVPSVVDAVELVNWVNEHFQEIKSVAESTSRHAKLLSIQPFIVGNNVWLRFKFTTGDAMGMNMVTIAVDRAVKYITTNFPKARLVALSGNMCVDKKANAVNFLLGRGKTVVSEAVIKREVLEKMGVTAEDVVEVNNRKNLLGSALAHAYGFNAHFANIIAAIFIATGQDVAQVVESSMGISWMEALENGDLYASVTLPSLEVGTVGGGTGLPTQREALQLLGVYGSGNPPGTNAIKFAEIVGAAVLAGEVNLVLALARDELARAHEMLGRGRAR; from the coding sequence ATGGTTGAGGAGCTGGGGATTGAGGATTTGCTCAGGAAGGTTGAGGTTGGTGAATTGAAGCTTCACGAGCTCGATAAGGTGCTTGGGGACTCCAACAAAGCCACCGAGGTTAGGAGGCGATTCTTAGAGAGGAGGTTTAATGTTAAGTTGACGGGCATTGGTAGTACGGTGATTGACTTCAACACCGTGGTGGGTAGGAACATAGAGAACACAATAGGGGCTGCCCAAATACCCATGGGCATCGCCGGACCACTACTGGTCAGGGGTGACTACGCCAACGGGCTTTACTACGTACCCCTAGCCACCACCGAGGGCGCCCTGGTGGCGTCCGTAAATAGGGGCGCTAAGTTAATCACGGAGTCCGGTGGTGCCAGGAGCAAGGTTATTAATGATGGCATGACCAGGGCGCCCGTGCTCACGGTGCCCAGTGTGGTTGATGCCGTGGAGTTGGTGAACTGGGTTAATGAGCACTTCCAGGAGATTAAGTCCGTGGCTGAGTCCACGAGCAGGCACGCCAAGCTCCTCTCAATACAACCATTCATCGTGGGTAATAACGTGTGGCTCAGGTTTAAGTTCACCACGGGGGATGCCATGGGCATGAACATGGTCACAATAGCCGTGGACAGGGCTGTGAAGTACATAACCACCAACTTCCCCAAGGCCAGGTTAGTGGCGCTGAGCGGTAACATGTGCGTGGATAAGAAGGCCAACGCCGTCAACTTCCTACTGGGTAGGGGTAAGACGGTCGTTAGCGAGGCCGTCATTAAGAGGGAGGTTTTAGAGAAGATGGGTGTGACAGCTGAGGATGTTGTTGAGGTTAATAACAGGAAGAACCTACTGGGCTCCGCACTGGCCCATGCCTACGGATTCAACGCGCACTTCGCAAACATAATAGCAGCCATATTCATAGCCACTGGGCAGGACGTGGCCCAGGTGGTGGAGTCGAGCATGGGTATTAGCTGGATGGAGGCCCTGGAAAACGGGGACCTATACGCCTCGGTAACCCTACCAAGCCTTGAGGTGGGCACCGTGGGCGGTGGCACTGGGTTACCAACCCAGAGGGAGGCCCTGCAATTACTGGGTGTTTATGGATCAGGTAATCCACCGGGCACCAACGCCATTAAGTTTGCCGAGATAGTGGGCGCGGCCGTGCTCGCTGGCGAGGTTAACCTGGTCCTTGCACTGGCTAGGGATGAGCTTGCCAGGGCCCATGAAATGCTGGGTAGGGGTAGGGCCCGTTGA
- a CDS encoding cysteine hydrolase family protein produces MAKIGGTVKIPEMEVKEELVLDPTRTAVVVVDMQNDFVRPNGKLYVPTAEATIPAIKRLIEKARDANVPVIYTQDWHFKNDPEFRIWGEHCVMGTWGAEIVDELKPLPNDIVIRKRRYDAFFGTDLDYVLRHVVKADTLVITGTVANICVLHTAGSAALNWYNVVIPIDGISALNEFDYYVALRQVDFLYKGLLTRVDAIRFERARS; encoded by the coding sequence ATGGCAAAGATAGGCGGTACCGTTAAAATCCCAGAGATGGAGGTTAAGGAGGAGTTGGTTCTGGACCCCACCAGGACTGCGGTTGTGGTTGTGGATATGCAGAATGACTTCGTAAGGCCCAACGGAAAGCTCTACGTACCCACGGCCGAGGCCACAATACCCGCGATAAAGCGCCTCATTGAGAAGGCCAGGGATGCCAATGTACCCGTGATATACACCCAGGACTGGCACTTCAAGAATGATCCCGAGTTTAGGATTTGGGGTGAGCACTGCGTAATGGGTACATGGGGCGCCGAGATAGTGGATGAACTTAAGCCACTACCCAATGACATAGTGATTAGGAAGCGTAGGTACGATGCATTCTTCGGTACGGACCTGGACTACGTACTTAGGCATGTGGTTAAGGCCGACACCCTCGTGATCACGGGCACCGTGGCCAACATATGCGTATTACACACGGCCGGGAGCGCGGCGCTCAATTGGTACAACGTGGTGATCCCCATTGATGGTATATCAGCCCTTAATGAGTTTGACTACTACGTGGCCCTCAGGCAGGTGGACTTTCTATACAAGGGGCTACTAACCAGGGTCGACGCCATAAGGTTTGAAAGGGCTAGGTCGTAA